The window TCCTGAGCTGACCCGGTCCGGCGGGGCAGAACCGGTGTCCCCCAGCCCGCTGCCTTCGTGCTGTCCCCACAACAGCCGGCAGCGGCTCGGCGGCAGCCCCGCTGGCTCGGGCGTCCCGTTTCgtcccagccctggggaggagggagggcgggaagcagggagggagggacggcTCCGGACGGCTGCTATCTCTGGCAGGAGCCCAAGCATCTGTGGGCAGTGGGAGAAGCAGTTCTTGCCAGTGCTTAAAGAGCTCCGGCCAGGGTCACGGGGAGGGTGGTGGGCTcgtgccgtggggctggggcactgcgctgtggtgctgtgccagcatccTGCTGAGCCCCAACCCACGGCACCTCTCCGGCTGCCCCATGCCGTGCCCAGCTCACCAACACGCTGCCGTGACACTGGGCGATGTGACGCCAACCCTGTACCACCGGCTCAGCCCTCTGGGGACgagggaggtggaggaagaTGCTtggtgcttccccagtgctgggcacccgcgcggccccggggcaggCTGCAAGGCTGCGTGCGGGCGATGTACAGACATGGGTGCGGACGGTGGGTGTCCAGCAGGACTCGCAGGGGCGGGAGCTGAAGTCTCACGCACCTGGGGCTGGCAGGTGAAGTCTCACACACCTGGGTGCTCGGCCTTTATTAGACACCAGCTGAACGGGGACACTGGAAACCAGCGCGGAGGCCAGGAGCCCGGTACCAACTAGAGGCGGGTGGCGCCGtgcgggggcaggcggggggagCCCACCCGGAGCGCGGGACCCGGCATCTCCTCGGGGTAGGAGAGCGTGGGGTtgtccagccccagcctggccttgtCGCGGGCAGCGCCCTCGCGCTCGTCCCAGCCCTCGGGGCTGCGGCAGCGGTCGGTGCAGCACAGCGCGGCGCGCGTGATGAGGTTGTCGAGCGGCTGCAGCGAGTGCATCCAGGCCGGGAGGAAGTCCCAGGTCTGCAGCCACTTGGGCAggcggccggggctgcgcgCCTGCAGCGCGTTCACCAGGCCCACGAAGAAGAGGAGGCCGAGGAAGGGGGCGCCCACCCCCACCAGCACCCGCCAGCCCGCCATGGAGATGCCGAAGatgagggagggcagcaggaggaagcagaCGATGAGGTACAGCACGGCGAACCAGCGGTACTTGGCCGTGCGCTCGCCCAGCGCCTTGGCCATGCGGATGGGCAGGCGGGTGAAGGGCAGCGGGTACCACAGCAGGATGCCGGAGATGTTAAAGAAGAAGTGGCAGAGGGCGATCTGCGGGGACAGCTGCCTCGTCAGCCTGGGCACACGGGGGTGTGTGGGCTTCCCCCAGTCCCCTGGCTACCCGTACCTGGAAGGAGCTGGCCAGCTTGTCCCCCGGGCTGGCCAGGGCAGCCAGGatggcggtggtggtggtgccgATGTTGGAGCCGAGGGTCAGCGGGTAGGCACGCTCAATGCTGATCACCCCCAAGCCTGTGGGACAGGCACCCCATGCCATTGCATCGCCTGCCAGCACCCCGTGCTCTCCACTGGGGACACAAATCTGAGGACCCCAGCATCCGTGGGCCACCGTGGTGGGGACCGGCAGGTGGCAGGGAACCAGGCTCGGCTGGGACTCACCGATTAGGGGCGTGATGGCCGAGGTGAagacagagctgctctgcacgACAAAGGTCATCCCAGCGCCCACCACCATGGCAAAGTACCCGGTGAGCCAGCTGAACGGGTGCGGGAGGTctgccacagcacagacacGGACACAGAGAGGGGAACAtcagctgggagcagcccaAAGCGCCTACacggtgctggggagggagctgggggggcagaTGCTGCATATAGGGCCAGATGCTGCATATAGGGCCAGGctcggggcaggcaggaggctggtggccagggtggatggggaagggggaCGTGGACACCAGGAGGGTGTGACAGCCATAAGCAGAGCGGGGAGCGGgtagggatggggacaggggactTGGGGaccaggcagagctgggggttAGGGGCAGCCAGGGTTGGGCCTGGGGGTGgccgggggcaggcagggaaggcTGGAGCAGGTGGGCCCCCATCCCACTCATCCCACGGTGGTCCCCGTCCCACTCACCAGTGTTGATGACCTTCTGGATGGCTTTGGCCACCTGCCCCTTGAGCAGGGAGTTGAGGAGTTTGACCAGGAGGATGAGGCAGGTGCAGAGCACGACGAGGGACccggccagcagcaccagccccacggCCAGGTCCGGCAGCGGCGTGTCCGTGAAGAGGTGCTCacctgccccacagcacggcTGGGCGAGGGCCTGgggccagcccggccccgctcacaGACCTgcccccaccacacacacacacacacccccagccccaaaacccccagcccagcatctcccagccctgccacgcgtcctgaccccagccccccgtgcaccggcagcccccagccccactcacACTTCTGCCTG is drawn from Anser cygnoides isolate HZ-2024a breed goose chromosome 14, Taihu_goose_T2T_genome, whole genome shotgun sequence and contains these coding sequences:
- the SLC34A1 gene encoding sodium-dependent phosphate transport protein 2A isoform X2; the protein is MASCAPAPRGGWWRAWSATSWTRCPGRGPGWAWTSCRSQVPLMFGFLYLFVCSLDVLSSAFQLAGGKVAGDIFKDNAILSNPVAGLVVGILVTVLVQSSSTSTSIIVSMVSSGLLEVRSAIPIIMGSNIGTSVTNTIVALMQAGDRSEFKRAFAGATVHDCFNWLSVLVLLPLEVVSGYLHHVTRLVVATFNIRSGKDAPDLLKIITEPFTKLIIQLDKSVITGIATGDESLRNRSLIRVWCGPVPPQTAAGGLGAPPNCTSPGHCSGNSMESLHNVTRQKCEHLFTDTPLPDLAVGLVLLAGSLVVLCTCLILLVKLLNSLLKGQVAKAIQKVINTDLPHPFSWLTGYFAMVVGAGMTFVVQSSSVFTSAITPLIGLGVISIERAYPLTLGSNIGTTTTAILAALASPGDKLASSFQIALCHFFFNISGILLWYPLPFTRLPIRMAKALGERTAKYRWFAVLYLIVCFLLLPSLIFGISMAGWRVLVGVGAPFLGLLFFVGLVNALQARSPGRLPKWLQTWDFLPAWMHSLQPLDNLITRAALCCTDRCRSPEGWDEREGAARDKARLGLDNPTLSYPEEMPGPALRVGSPRLPPHGATRL